The nucleotide window ATGCCAAGGCAGGGGCGAAATTCGGTAAACCCAAGCTGGGCAAACCCAAGTTCGACAAACCGAAATCTGCATCCGCGGACGGCAAACCCGGCAAGCCTGGCAAACCCGCTAAGGGCAAGCCCCAGTCGAAGCCTGGTTCCGGTCCCAAGAAACCGCACCGCAAGGGCGTGAACAAGCCGAAGGCCCCCTGGGTCGATTAAGGCTGTCAGAACTCCTGGGACGCTTGTATCGGCACGAGTCCCGGTTCTGAATTCATGCTGAGAATTATGAGGCAAGCGCCGGACACCTGTCCGGCGCTTGTTTTATTTCCGCTCCATCGCGGGCTCGGATATTCTGGTCTTATCTGCAGGTGCAATCTGGACTTATGGTTCGCACCGTGACTGTGTAATTCTGCGAGCTGACAATTTCATTTGGCCGGCATTTCGCTTCGGCCGGACTTTGGAGACCTTGCGCCATGAGCACCACGCAATTTGAAAACGACCTTTCCGATGTCGTCGCCTCCGACAAGGCGCATGTCTGGCATCACCTGGTGCAGCACAAGATGTTCGAAACGGTGGATCCGAAGATCATCGTCGAAGGCAAGGGGATGCGCGTCTGGGATATCACTGGCAAGGAATATCTCGATGCGGTGTCCGGCGCCGTCTGGACGGTGAATGTCGGCTATGGCCGTGACACAATCGCCGACGCGGTGCGCGATCAACTCGTGAAGATGAACTATTTCGCCGGCGCTCTCGGTTCCGTTCCGGGCGCCCGTTTCTCTGAGCGCCTGATTTCCAAGATGCCGGGCATGACCCGGGTCTATTATTCGAACTCCGGCTCGGAAGCGAACGAGAAGGCCTTCAAGATGGTGCGCCAGATCTCCGCGCAGCACCATGGCGGCAAGAAGTCCAAGATCCTCTATCGGGAGCGGGACTATCACGGCACCACCATCACCGCTCTTTCGGCTGCCGGTCAGCCGCAGCGCCAGGCCCATTACGGCCCGTTCACGCCGGGCTTCGTGGAGGTGCCGCATTGCCTCGAATACCGTAACCAGTACGACACGGTCGAGAATTACGGCGAGCGCGCAGCCGATGCGATCGAGGAAGTCATCCTGCGCGAGGGTCCGGACACGATCGGAGGCCTCTGCCTTGAGACCATCACCGCAGGCGGCGGTGTCATCACCCCACCGAAGGGATACTGGGAGCGGGTCCAGGAAATCTGCACCAAGTACGGCATCCTGCTGATCCTCGACGAAGTGGTCTGCGGCGTCGGCCGGACCGGCGAATGGTTCGGCTACCAGCATTACGGTATCAAGCCGGATATCGTTACCATGGCAAAGGGTGTTGCCTCAGGCTATGCGGCGATCTCCTGCACCGTGACCACGGAAGCTGTCTTTGATCAGTTCAAGGCAGATGCCGCCGATCCGATGAGCTATTTCCGCGATATCTCGACCTTTGGCGGCTGCACCTCCGGCCCGGCTGCGGCGCTCGAGAACATGCGGATCATCGAGGACGAGAATCTGCTCGAGAACACGACCGCTATGGGCGCGCGTCTAGAGCAGAACCTTCTCGCGTTGATGGACAAGCATCCGGTGATCGGCGATGTGCGCGGCAAGGGCCTTTTCTGGGGCGCCGAACTGGTCGCTGACCGGGAGACCAAGGAGCCGGTGGACGAGATCAAGGGCCAAGCCGTGGTCGGTCACTGCAATGCCGAGGGCGTGCTCATCGGCGTCACCAACCGGTCGCTGCCGGGTTTCAACAACACGCTCTGCCTGTCCCCGGCACTGATTGCCACGAAGTCGGACATCGACCAGATCACAGGCGCCATCGACAATGCCCTGACGGCCGTGTTCGGTTCCGGAAAATAAGCGCTCTTGCCTGCTGGTGTTCCGCTGATGGCTATCAAGGCGACACAGTTCCACCTCGATCCGCAGTTTGGCGGAACACTGCAGAAACAGATCCAGCAGATGGTCAGCCAGGGAATTCTGGCTGGCCGTTTTCTGCCGGGGGAAAAGATGCCGTCGAGCCGCATGCTGGCGCAGCAGCTCGGCGTGAGCCGTGTGACGGTGACGTCGGCCTATGCGGAACTGGTGGCAAGTGAGTATCTGACGTCCCGGGGCAGATCCGGCCACTTCATTTCCGAGAACGCGCCGCGCCCTCCCGACTACAAGCTCGGCGATACGGCGCGGGTCGAGACAGTCGACTGGCAGCGGGCGCTCGGTGCTCGTTATTCCGATCCAATGAATCTGTTTCGGCCTCCGGACTGGCGCGACTACGAATTCCCCTTCATTTACGGACAGCCGGATCCAAGTCTGTTCGACCATGACAACTGGCGCCGTTGCGCTTTGGAAGCGCATGGCCGCAAGGACTTCGAAGAGGTCACGGCGGACCGGT belongs to Nisaea sp. and includes:
- a CDS encoding aspartate aminotransferase family protein, with protein sequence MSTTQFENDLSDVVASDKAHVWHHLVQHKMFETVDPKIIVEGKGMRVWDITGKEYLDAVSGAVWTVNVGYGRDTIADAVRDQLVKMNYFAGALGSVPGARFSERLISKMPGMTRVYYSNSGSEANEKAFKMVRQISAQHHGGKKSKILYRERDYHGTTITALSAAGQPQRQAHYGPFTPGFVEVPHCLEYRNQYDTVENYGERAADAIEEVILREGPDTIGGLCLETITAGGGVITPPKGYWERVQEICTKYGILLILDEVVCGVGRTGEWFGYQHYGIKPDIVTMAKGVASGYAAISCTVTTEAVFDQFKADAADPMSYFRDISTFGGCTSGPAAALENMRIIEDENLLENTTAMGARLEQNLLALMDKHPVIGDVRGKGLFWGAELVADRETKEPVDEIKGQAVVGHCNAEGVLIGVTNRSLPGFNNTLCLSPALIATKSDIDQITGAIDNALTAVFGSGK